From Garra rufa chromosome 19, GarRuf1.0, whole genome shotgun sequence, the proteins below share one genomic window:
- the rab39ba gene encoding RAB39B, member RAS oncogene family a, producing the protein MEAIWLYQFRLIVIGDSTVGKSCLIRRFTEGRFAQVSDPTVGVDFFSRLVEIEPGKRIKLQIWDTAGQERFRSITRAYYRNSVGGLLLFDITNRRSFQNVHEWLEEARSHVQPHSIVFLLVGHKCDLEQQRQVSQQEAEKLAAAYGMRYVETSARDAINVERAFTELTRDIYELVKSGDITIQEGWEGVKSGFVPNVVHSSEEVTKSDRRCLC; encoded by the exons ATGGAAGCTATATGGCTGTACCAGTTCCGGCTGATTGTCATTGGCGATTCAACGGTGGGGAAGTCTTGTTTGATCAGACGCTTCACAGAAGGACGTTTTGCACAGGTGTCTGATCCTACTGTTGGCGTAGACTTCTTCTCCCGTCTGGTAGAGATTGAACCAGGCAAACGGATCAAGCTTCAGATCTGGGACACGGCAGGCCAAGAGAGATTCAG ATCTATCACAAGGGCTTATTATCGTAATTCAGTGGGTGGCCTTTTGCTTTTCGACATCACCAACCGCCGCTCCTTCCAGAATGTCCACGAGTGGCTGGAGGAAGCGCGCAGTCACGTGCAGCCGCACAGCATCGTCTTCTTACTGGTCGGCCACAAGTGTGACCTGGAGCAGCAGCGGCAGGTGAGCCAGCAAGAGGCCGAGAAACTGGCAGCTGCTTACGGTATGCGCTACGTGGAGACCTCGGCCCGCGATGCCATAAATGTCGAGAGGGCCTTCACGGAGCTGACGCGTGACATCTACGAGCTGGTCAAAAGCGGTGACATCACCATCCAGGAGGGCTGGGAAGGTGTTAAGAGCGGTTTCGTGCCCAACGTGGTGCATTCGTCCGAGGAGGTGACCAAGAGCGACCGCCGCTGCCTCTGTTGA
- the rab38c gene encoding ras-related protein Rab-38, whose product MQKEHLFKVLVIGDLGVGKTSIIKRYVHQIFSQHYRATIGVDFALKVLHWDSQTVVRLQLWDIAGQERYGNMTRVYYREAVGALIVFDVTRASTFDAVLKWKDDLDLKVTLSNGKPVPAVLLANKSDQSREGLRSQIPKLDTFCKENGFVGWFETSAKDNTNIEVAAKCLVEHILAHEENITNNTDPDVVALPGYNNNTKERVRSRCTTCSKS is encoded by the exons ATGCAGAAAGAACATTTGTTTAAAGTTCTGGTCATCGGAGACCTCGGAGTTGGAAAAACGTCAATAATCAAACGATACGTCCATCAGATATTTTCTCAACATTATCGCGCAACTATTGGAGTGGATTTTGCTCTTAAAGTCCTGCATTGGGACAGTCAAACGGTGGTCCGACTGCAGTTATGGGACATAGCAG GACAGGAGCGCTATGGGAACATGACACGGGTTTACTATCGGGAGGCCGTGGGAGCCCTCATAGTATTTGACGTGACCAGGGCCTCCACATTTGATGCAGTGCTGAAATGGAAAGACGACCTGGACTTAAAGGTCACTCTCAGCAACGGCAAACCTGTCCCAGCTGTGCTTCTAGCCAACAAGTCTGACCAGTCACGTGAAGGTCTACGCTCCCAGATTCCAAAGCTTGATACGTTCTGCAAAGAGAATGGATTTGTGGGCTGGTTTGAGACCTCGGCAAAG GACAACACAAACATCGAGGTGGCAGCTAAATGTCTGGTGGAGCACATTTTAGCCCATGAGGAGAACATCACCAACAACACAGACCCAGATGTGGTGGCCCTCCCTGGGTACAACAACAACACCAAAGAACGGGTCCGATCCAGATGCACGACATGTTCCAAATCTTGA